ACAGGCACCGGCGGCTGGTCGGGCTGGGCCAGCAGGGTGACGTCCACCGCCGTCGGCAGCCGGTCCAGCAGAACGTTCTCGATCTCGATGCAGCTGCTGCCGGGCATCATGTCGACTTCGCGGTCGAGCAGCCGGATGCGCCCGAACGCGATCCGCTCACCGAGGTCACCGCTGTTCCACCACGAACCCTCGGTCTTGGCCCGGTAACGTTCGTCCTCGCCTAGGTAGGTGAGGCAACGGGCTCGGGTCTTCACCATCAGCAGGCCCGGCTTGCCGCGAGGTTGCCGACGCCCGGATTCCGGGTCGACGACCCGGACGCGCACACCAGCCGCCGGCCAGCCGATGTTCGTCCGGTCACCACGGCTGTCGCCGGAGCGCACAGTGCGGCGGGTGAAGAGGTTGACGATGATGCCGGTGACCTCGGACTGGCCCAGTCCCCAGCCCCACACGGGAAAACGGCGCCGAGAGGCGGCCAAGAACGTGCGAACGGTCCGGGCGTGCACGGCGTCGAAGGTGGTGACGTAGAGGCGCGCCTGGGTGAACAGCTCCGGCCGCCGCTCCACCAGTTCCTCCCAGCGCTGGAACATGTTCGGCATGGCCTCCAGGATCGTCGGCCGGTGCTGGTCAATGACCCGCTCGATGTTCTCCAGACCGGGATCGGAGATCGCCACCACCTTGTGCGGCGCCATCTTCAGCTGCGAGGCGGTCCAGGCCATCACCCGGATATGGGCGAACGACACTGCTGCGGCGGTCACGTCGCTGTGTCGGGTGGTCAGGAACGGGATCGGGCAACGCTCCATCCGCGACGGGAACCGCCCGATCGCGGTGTTGGCGGTGTGCAGCACCAGCTTGGGTACTCCGGTGGTGCCGGAGGTGTGCGTGGAGACCATGGGCTCGTCGGCATCGCCGATCCGCACCGGCGCCCGAGGGCCGTCGCGCAGGTCGTCCAGCGTCAGGGCGTCGGAGGGCGGCTCGTCGACGGGTTCCCCGACCACGATCGTACGCACGGACGAATCCGCGAGGCGTCCATTGGCGAGCAGGCGGGCACCGGCTATCAGCATGGCCGGTTGCGCACGCTTTATCAGCGCCCGCACCGTCTCCACCGACGCGATCGGGGCGATCATCACCGGCAGCGCGCCGATTCGTGCCGCGCCTGCCGCCAGCAACGGCATGTCGTAGTGGTTGTCCTTCGCGATGACCACGCGGTCACCGGCGCGCAGCCCCGCCGCGTAGAGGCAGTCGGAAAGCTGTTCGACGATCCGGGCCAGCGACGCGCCGTCGTACACCGTTCCGGATTCGGGTGCCACGTCCAGCGGCCGATCCAGGTGAACGACCGTCTGCCGGGCGCGTTCAGCGTGCCAATGGAAGACGTTGCCGATATGGAAGGGTGTGCGTCCCATGTAGAGGCTTCCTTATCCAGCGAAGAAGGTGGCCACCGCGAGGCCGACGAAGCCGAGGTCGTAGGCCACGAAGGCCGCGACGCGAGCCGTGCGCCAGCGGTCACGAGTGATCGCCAGCCGGAGCTGGGCGGCGTGCAGTGCGGTGGCGGGCAGCAAGGCCAGGGCAGTCCACCAGGGCATGACAGGCGACGTGGCGAGCGCGGCGATCGTCGTGACCGAGATGATCAGGTAGGTCACCAACGCGCCCTTGACCACCCACATCGGCGCGGCGACCGGCAGCGTGCGCCGGCCCACCGCGGCATCGCCGTCACGATCGCCCACATTGGAACATGAGACGAGCATGACCAACCAGAGGCCCATCAACACGCCTTGGAGCACGCCGACCATCGTCCAGCGCCCCTCCACCGCGAGGTAGGGGAACAGGAACCCACCCGCGGTGCCGACGCCGAGCAGAAACTCCGAGCCGCCGAGGTGATAGCTGAACCGCAGACCGCCGGAATACTGCGGTCCGAGGACGGCGCACGCGACAAAGATCAACACGGCGGAAATCGGGACGTCCCAGTCGAGGACCGCGAACGCCGCGAAGCCGGTGACGAACGCGAAGATCTCGGCGAACACCGCGAACACGATCGCCTGACGTTCCGTGAGAGCGCCACTGAGCAGCGGCTTGCGCCGGAGGTCCCGGCGGAACCCGGGTCTGATGTAGTTGGCGGCGTCGCTGCCGTTGCGCAAGCCGATGATGTCGTCCACCGTCGCCGTCGCGGCCACGATGCCGGCGGACGAGAGCAGGAACAGCGCGAGCGCCGCTACGGCACCAGGCCGTTGCAGTGCCGCCGGACTCAGCAGCAGCGCCGCCAGCGCCCACGGAAAGAAGTGCAGGTAGACCGACACCTTGGAGATGCGGACCAGCCCCACCAGCGTTCGCCACCGCGATGGGTCACCACGGTCGGTGACAATCTCCGGGGTCATCGAGGACACCATTGTTTCGCCCCCTCAGCAGTCGCGGTAGGCGACGAGTCGGGCCATCTCGACGAGCTCTTCCCGCCAGCCCGCTGCCAGCGGTACCTTCGCAATGGCCTGGCAGCCGTCATCGACGAGCCGGTCGATGTGTCGTTCGATGTCGACCCGCACGCCCGTCTCGCGCAGGCGGGTGCGCAGCGAGCCCGCACTCATCTCGCCGGCATGCACGAGATCACGGATCTCCAGGTCGCGCTCCATGGCCGCACCCAGCAGAAGCGTCATCTTGTGCGAAGTGAGGTCGAGCCCGTCGGGCTTGCCGGTGACCTGCCCATCGCCGAAGGCATCCATGATGTCGTCGCGGAGCTGGAACGCCTCGCCGATCGCGGCGCCGTACGCTTCGAACGCGTTCCCCAGGTCGGGCCGGCCGGCGATCGCCGCGCCGACTTCGAGCGGACGGTGGATCGTGTAACGACCCGACTTCGACAGGGCTATCCACCGCGCCAGGTCAGGATCGACGGGGAACTCGGCGGCCGCCGCGACATGCACGTCGACGAACTGCCCAACGATCAGCTCCGTACGCAGCTCCGCCCACAGCGCGTCGACCATCGCCGGTGCGGTCGCCATGAACTGGTCGGCGTAAACCAAAGCCAGGTCACCGGCGAGCACGGCCACGCCCTCGCCGTAACGGCGGTCCTCTCCACGCCAACCGCCCGACCGATGCGACGCCGAGTGCTTCTCGTGCACCGTGGGCACACCCCGACGCCGCGTGGCCGCGTCCATGATGTCGTCGTGAATCAACGCGGCGGCGTGCAGCAGCTCCAACGCCACCGCCGCCCGCAGCACACGGTGGTCGTCAGGATCACCGCCCGCCGCCAGGTAGCCGCTGATGCAGAAGGCCGGACGGACCCGCTTCCCGCCGGCCCCCACGAGGTCGGCGACCGAGCTGACGAGGTCGGACGCGCTGCTGTACGCCGTCGACCGACGCTCCTGCTCCTCTCGGAAGAACGCGCGAAGCCGCTCCTCCAGCAACTCCATCAGGTGCTCTCGGACCTTCCGCGGCGGCGCGGTTGGGGCGCGTTCGCCCAGCGTGGTATCGATCGTGGTCACGTAGTCTCCCCCGTGCTACGGCTATTAACGTTGGCTAGGAGCGCTCGGTCGGTTCCGCACGTGGCAAGATCGGCACAGCGATGAGAGCCGGCCACAACGGACAGACTCCGATCAGGATCGGATCCCGAGGCGACCCGCCGTCCACCGCGATGAGGTTCCACGGCCGGCGTGATGGCTGCGCGGGCCCGTCTTCCGTTGACGTCGTCACGTCGCCTTCTCCTCGAGCTCCTGGGCCATCGCGAGCCATGCTCCGGCGCACGAACGAGCCAGTTCCGCGACGGACTTGCGCCAATGAGGCGGCACGGCGCCGATGATCCCGCTCCACTCGGAAGGGTCGACGACGTGAGCGTCGACCCAGCGGACGAACGCACGGCCGCTCTCGGCATACTTCACCGCAGGATCCCTGATCAGGTTGCCGCGGACCGACGGCCATTGCACGTTCTGGCGTGCACCGACCGTCCTGTTTCGCAACGCGGGCGCGGGTTCGCTGGACGGGTCCGAACCATCCGCTGGACCGCGCTGGACTGGCAGAACTGGGTCGTGGCCAGCCAGTAGCCGGGCGCGGACGTCCCGCGCCGTCCCCACCGAGATGCCTGCCTCCTGAGCGATGGCACGCAACGGGGCATCGGGGTTCAAAGCGATGACCGCGCCGGCGCGCCGCCGACCCGATGAACCGTCGATCGGCCGGACCCGCCCGTCTCGGCCGAGCCTGCTGCCGTCCAGCTCGGCGGGAAGGGCGACCCGGCGTCTGATCGAGCTCGCCGTGGTGGGCGACAGTCCGACGGCGGCCGCGACCGCCCGGTCCGACCACTGTGGATAATGGCTGAGGATGCGGATGGCGGCAGCCTCCCGATCGGCGAGCGAGAGCGGCAGACCGTGCTTGATGTTGGCGTGGACAGACAACAGGAACGCTTGCGCTTCGTCGCCGTCGAAGAACGTGACGGGGATGGTCTCGTCACCCCTGAGCTTGGCGGCCCGCAGTCGATGCATTCCGTCGATGACCCGCATCGTGCTGCGGTGCACCGTGATCGGCGGAAGCTCTCGCGCCGCGACCAGCAGCACCACGTGCTCGGGATTCTCCCCCGCCAACCGGGGCGAGTCGCCTGGCGACAACGACGACACCGAAACCCAGACCGGCCCTGTGTCGTCTCGCGACGTGGGCGCCAGGACTATGCTCTCTGCTTGCGGGTCCTCGACGTTGCTCGGCATCCGGACACTCACCTATCAGTAGGTAGGGTTGGTGTAAGGACGGCAGTCGATCCTGCGGCAGTGCAGTCTGCCCTGGGAATCATCGCGAGCTGGCATCGACAAGAGCAACAGTGGCCGCGGCCCGGCGCGAGTAGTTGTGCACTACTCGGTCAGGTAGTGCCCGATGACCATGCTTCGATCAGGGCGGCCGCCTGCCACGGGTTGAGCCGGGGATCGCACAGCGAGGTGTAGTGGCGCTGGAGTTCGTCCTCGTCCGCCACCGGTCCCCCCACGCACTCCGTCACGTCCTGCGCCGCGACCTCGATGTGCAGCCCTGAGGCGGGTTGGCCCTGCGCATCCAGGATCTCCCGGAACCGGACAGCCTCGGCGGTCATGTCGCCGAGGTAACGGGTTTTCAGCCCCGTCGGCAGCCGCCTGGTGTTGCCGTGCATGGGGTCGCTCAACCAGATCGCCGGATGCCCGGCGTTGGCCACGGCCCGGACGATCGGCGGCAATGCGTCCGCGATCCGATCCCTACCCATCCGGGCGATGAGGACGAGCCGGCCGGGTTCGCGGCGCGGATCCAGAGCCGCGCAGACCGCAAGCACGTCGTCGGTGTTGGCTCGGGGTCCGATCTTGCATCCGACGGCGTTGGCCACCGAGGACAGCATGGCCACGTGCGCCCCGTCCGGCTGGCGGGTGCGTTCACCCAGCCACGGCAAATGGGTCGAGCTCAGGTAGAGATCGCTGGAGTCCGGATCCCGGCGGATCAGCCGGGACTCGTAGTCGACCACGAGTGCTTCGTGGCTCGACCACGGCCCGTCCGGCGGGCCCGCGTCAAGATCGCCCTGGCGGTAGGTCCGCATCACCCGCTGCACCAGGTCGCTGGCCTCGTACGCCCAGACCATCCGGCGCGGATGGGCCTTGCGCGTCTCCGAGGTGCCGATGTCGGAATTGATCATGTGTCCGCGGAAGGACGGGATCCTGACGGCTTCGTACCATTCGTTCGCCGCGGACCGTGGTTTGGCGAACTGGCCGCCCATGCGTCCAACCCTGACGACGTGCCTGCCGGTGAGCTCGGCGAGCCGATCACCGAGCGAGTCGATGACCTTCAGCTTCTCTGAGGTGTGCCGAGGCGTGCATTCATAAAAGCTCTCGGCACAGTCGCCGAGTTGCAGCACGAGGGCGCCGGTCGATACCAGGTTCGCCAACGCCTCCCGCAGCTGTCGAGTCTCTGTCGCCGTCACCAGCGGCGGCGCCGAGGACAGGAAGCGGCATGCTTCGTCGTACGCGGGGTGATCACGCCATTCTGGTTGCTGGACCGCGGGCATGTTCTCCCACGGACCGACGTGAACGAGGTCCGCGAACGAGCCATGTTGCTGCATGTGTCCTCCAGTCGACGGCGCGGCGAACGCATCCGTACGGGTGATTCAGGCTTTGACGCCTTTGGCCTCGAGCATGGCCACGGTGCCGGCGATGGTGGCGGCTTCGGTCATCTCCGCCTCGCTGACGAAGACGTCATACCGACTACTCAGTGCGACGGCGACCTCGACCAGGACCAGCGAGTCCAGATCGAGGCTGTCGTAGGAGGTCTCGGCGGTGATGTCGTCCGGCGCGCCGTACGTCTCGGTCATGAGCTTCAAAAGCTCTTCGGTGATGGTCTGTCGGGTCCGGATAGTCATCGCGGTGGTCTCGCTTTCTACTCGTGTCGAAAGGCAATGCCGGAACTGATCAGGCGGCGTTGAGGTCGGGCCAGATGAGCGCCGCGGCCCCCCAGGTCAGGCCTCCTCCGAAGGCGGTGAGCAGGACGCGGGAACCCGGTGTCAGCGTTCCGTTGGCAGCCGCGTCGCACAGGGCGAGCGGGATCGACGCCGCCGAGGTGTTGCCGACCCGGTCGACGTTGACGACGGCCCGCTCCTCGGGGAGCCCGAGCCACCCCGCCAGCGCGCGAAGGATGCGGATGTTCGCCTGGTGGCCGACCAGATGGTCGATGGAGTCCCTTGGCCAGCCGATCCGGGCCAGCACCAGCGAAGCCGACTCGCCCATCCGGGTGACTGCTTCGGCGAACACCTTGGTGCCCTGCATGGTGAAGTAGCGGTCCCGCGGGTCGGGCTCACCCAGCGTGGACCGCTGCCGAGACCCGCCGGCCGGGACCAGGATGAGATCCGCGCGCGAGCCGTCCGAACCGAGGTCGACACCGAGCAGCACGCCGGGTCGGTCGGCCTCGGGGACGGCGTGCAGCACGACGGCTCCGGCCCCGTCGCCGAAGATGACCGATGTCGTCCGGTCGGCCGGGTCGAGGATGGTCGAGTAGGTCTCAGCGCCGATGACCAGCACCCGCCGGGCCTGTCCGGCGACGATCTGGGCCGATGCGGTTGCCAGGGCGTAGACGAACCCGGAACACACTGCGGCGATGTCGTACGCGGCGACGGTGCCCAACCCCAGACGCGCCGCGACCTGTGGGGCCGTGGCCGGGCAGGGATGGTCGGGTGTCGTGGTCGCCAGAATGACGGCGTCCACCGCGCCCGGCGCCAACGGAAGGTTCGCCGACTTGAGCGCGCGGTGTCCCGCCTCGACCGCGAGGTCACTGGTGGCGACCCCGGGTCCCGCCCAGTGTCGGGTGCGAATCCCGGTCCTGCTGGTGATCCACTCCTCGGAGGTGTCCAAGGTGGCTGCGAGCTCGCCGTTGGTGACTTGCCGCGGCGGTAGGAAGCCGCCCAGTCCGGCGAGCGCGGCGTAGTGCGTCATGCGGGTGCCCCTCGTGTTGTTCGGTTCGGATATCAACCGGCGCCGCGTACGCGCCGCACCACGGCGGCCGGGTCACCGCCCACCGTGTTCCCGCGCCAGGCGACGTGGTGGTCGGGCCGGACCAGGACGAGGTCGCGCTCCCAGACCTCGCGAGCCCAGGGATCGGACACCACCCGGTGCGCGACCGGCGTGCCCTGCGCGGTCGCGGCTTCCAGCAGCGGTCCGGCGCGCCCGTCGTCAACGAAGTCGACGAGCGTGAAGGACGCGCCGAAGCGGTCGTAGATGGGGCCGCCGTCCTCCAGGATCACGCTGGGCGAGCGGGCGCCGGGCCACGTCGTCGGTGTGTAGGCGGTCGGGGTCCACGGGGGTTCGGGCGAGCCCTCGTGGCAGACGACAGGCGAGTCATTGTGGCGATAGCCCAACTCGACCCCCCTGTATTCGTTCTCACCGCGCGATGCGGTGAGAAACGACCCCAAGGCATCGAGCGCGGCACCGTGGCGCAGCATCCGACCCGCCTCGAGGTGCACGCCGAGATGTCGACGCGAGGTATGCAGGTTGCGCAGGCCCACCGGGCGGCGCTCGGCCTCATAGCTGTCCAGCAGTCCCGAACCGCCGTACCCGTTGATTAGTCCTGCGATCTTCCAGGCGGCGTCGATGGCGTCGCCGATGCCGGTGTTCATCCCGTAGGCGCCGGTCGGGAACATGCGATGGGCCGAATCGCCTGCGAGGAGCACCCGCCCGACCTGGTACCGGTCGGCGAGCATGAAGCCGGGTCGCCAACGCGAGGTTTGCAGCACCTTGTCGATCTTGAGGTCGACCCGCATCGTGTCGCGCAGGAAGGCGGCCGGGTCGGCCGGTGGGGCGTCGAACTCCGTCGCGTCCATTCCGTTGACGTGTGCCGTCCACGTGTCGACCTCGTCCTGGGCGATGATGACGTACCGGAAGGCGAAGTAATGCCAGAACCGCCCGTGCCGGTGCAGCGTGCTCAGGTCGCGGCTTTTGAAGTGCACCATGAACGCGCCGGGCAGTCCCGGAACGTCAAAGCTCTCCTCGCCGACGCCGAGCACCGTGCGGACCCGGCTTCGGGCGCCGTCGCAGCCGAGTACGTAGCGCGATCGCATCCGGACCCGTTCGTCGGTCAGCATGTCGATCAGCTCGCTGGACACCGAGTCGTCGTCCTGGGACAGGGACTCGAACCGCAGACCCGCTCGCATTTCGACAAGCGGGTCGCGCCGGCAACGCGCACGAAGGACCGGCTCCAGGTCGACCTGGGAGATCCGCTGACCGGGCTCGACCGGTTGAGTGCCGTCGTTACGGTCGGCGATGCGCCTGCGTTCCTCCTGCACCGAAGGGAGCTTCCAGGTGGAGATCGGCTCGCCCGCGAGGCCGGTTGACCAGATGACGTCGGCTGGATGCTCGGGCCCGACACCGGCGTCGCGGACGTCGTCCGCGACGCCGAGCTGCCGGAGGAACTCCATGCTGCGGGCGTTGACATAGTCGAGTTTCGGGTGGTCCGAGGTCTCGAACGCCTCGTCGACGAGCACGCTGCGCACACCCTGACGGGCTAGCGCCAAGGCGGCGGCCATGCCGACAGGGCCGGCGCCCACGACCAGAACCGGTACCGGATCCACTCTCGACCTCCCGAAAAGGTGTGGGGCGGCAATCACCACCCCACACCGTTCGTGGTTTGTTCAGTGCGTTTCGCTGAGGGTCCGGCCGGACCGATCGAGCCCGTTGAGGCTCGTGGCAGTGGCGGTCTGCTCCGGCTCCCGCCGCGCGGGGATGGTGGCGCCGGTCAGCGCCCGGACCCGCATCTCCGCGAAGGCGGCGTCGTTGCGCTCACGGCTGGTCAAGGTGCCGATGAATCCGAACAGGAAGCCGAGCGGCGCGCCGACCAGACCTGGTTCGAAGTCGATGAACTTGAAGTCGGCGTCGGGAAACAACGCGGTGGGGTCGCCTGAGACACCGTTCGAGAACACCACCATGAACAGGGTGACGGCTATTCCGCCGTAGACGGTCCACATCAGACCCGCGGTGTTATACCTCCGCCAGAACAGCGAGAGGACCACCGCCGGCAGGACGCTGGCGGCACCGATGTCTATCGACGTAGGAATGAAGATGTGGGTGAGCTGCGTCATCATCACCATGCCACCGACCAGAGAGACGATGCCGAGGATTAGCACGTTACGCCGTACGTCCTTCAACTCTGCCGGCCGGTCGTCTGGCAGGCCACGCGCCGCGCGAAGGTCGCGCGTGACCGAAGTGACGGCATTGAGCAGCAGGACCGCGAAGATGGCACCGACCGATAGCAGGGCGATCGCCCCGAGCGCACCTGTCGCCCACGACCCGCCCAGCTCGTCGGCAATCTTGGGCAGGGTGATGTCACGGTGAGCGGCGACCTTGCCGATGGCCTCTCCACCGAGAATCGCGACCGCGCCCAATCCGATCACGATCATGCATGCCCAGAACCCGATGGTGATGATCGCCGCCCAACCGGCGGTCTGGCGCGCGGCTCGGCCGCTGCGCGCCACGAAGAACCGCATGAACAGGAACGGCATCCCGATGGCGCCGACAGCGATGGCGAACGCCTTCGACAGGTGGACCCACGGGTCCTGGCCGGAGTTGAAGGTGGCGCCCTCGCCGAACAGACGACCGGTGGTCAACAGTTCGCCGCGGGGGTTCGGTGCAGCGTTTGCCTCAGCGTCGTTGAGCAGGTCGAAGATATTGAGCTTGTATTTCGCGAGAATCGCGACGGTCAACACCGCGACGAACGCCATCATCAGCGACACCTTTAGCACCAGCACGCGGGTGATTCCGGGCATGCCACCCACGTAGACCGCCGCGATAGCGAGCAGGCCCACGATGCCAACCGTCAACGCGACAATGGGCACGTCCACCGTGGGACTCGTCGTGAACATCCGGCTTGCCACGAAGCCCATCGAGCCGACCGCGATGACGTTGAACATGCCGAAGATGCCGAGCGTCAATACCGCGGAGGCCAGCCGCGCCGGACGTTTCCGGGCCCGAATCGCGAACAGGTCGCCGATCGTGTAGGCGTTCAGGTTGCGCATCGGCCCGGCGTAGATCAGCACGGCGAGGACCGTGGAGATCACGAACGCGGTCAGCAGGAGAATGGCGTCGAAGCCGTTCAACGCGACGTGCCCGACGATGATGATCACCGTCGAGTACATGATGCCGCCGGCGACGTGAGCGAGGGCGTTCTGCCCGACGCCGATGCGTCGACCGGCGAGCAGGAAGTCGGCCTGGGTGCGTATGCCACCGCGGGCCGAGTAGGCCAGGGCAAAGGCCACAATCCCGAGGACGACGACAATCACGGTGGCGATACCGGGCGCGGCCCAGGTGTTGTCGACAGGTGGTGGCGGCGGCGCCGCGAGGATGTCACTCATCGCAGACCTCCTTCCAGGTCCATCCGGATCGCCTCGCCGGCGGGATCCAGGCGCTTGCTGGCGAACCTCATATAGGCCAGTGAGACCGCGGCCACGAGCACGAACGACAGGACCAGGAACAGCATGCCCACGTTCAGCGGCCCACCGATCCCCTGCCGGAACACGCCGGGCACGAAGGCCGCCAGCGAGATGCCGACGAACCACCACCCGTAGAACAGCACGCTCACCCACACGATGAAGCCGTTCGAGCGGCGTTGCAGCGCCTGGAACTCGGCGCTGTCGTACACTGCGGAATACTGGTCATCGGCGCTCGCCGAGTCCCCCGTGTCCATGACCCCTCCGCTACCCATGACACCTCCTCTGCCCAGGACGGCGGGCCGATGGCCGGCAGCGTCCTGAAAACGACCCCTGACGTGGCGCTCGGTACTGCGACAGTCTCAATCAGTGCACCCCAGGGCCGGCATCGCCCATTCACGGTATGTACGGGCCACTCTGGAAAATGGCGTACGAATCGCGTGTACGAGTGATGTCCACGGCCGACCGCAGGGACAGACCGTTGATTCATGACGGCTGCTCTGAGCACCGACGCGTGGACGTACGACGACTTCACCGGTCTCGAGCTCGATCCCGCGCGCTGGGCCATCATGTCGATCGCGGGGGCCGACGGCACGACGCACCAGTACCAGGACCGCAACGCGCAGGTACGCACCGGGGACGGTCGGCTGGAGCTGAGCGTCAACCCGTTCAGCCGGTTCCACGACACCGACCCACGACAGAACAACGCCAAGCAGATGTACCGTTCGGTGCGGCGGTTCGCCACCCCGGTGGCCGGGCGCCTGACGTTCGAGGTCGAGATGGGGATACGGACGTACGGCCAGGTTCCGTACGACCCGCTCGACGCCTTCGGCACGGTGAACCTGTTCGACCTCGCGACCGGCGTGGTCCTCAATGCCGCCGCGACCAACGACACTTTGTACGCGGTCGTCGAGCGGCTGGCGCTCCCCGGCGTCACCAGCCCAGACGAGCACTACATCCACCGTGTGGTTTTGAACGTGCCCACCGAGCCGGGACTGCCGCACCGGTACGCCATCTCATACCTGGCCGGCGCCCCGGAGGTGGAGTTCCGCGTCGACGGTCTGTTGGCGTACTGGACCCGGCTGCCCGTGCCGGTCAGCGGGTTCCACGCCGGCATGGCGTTGTTCTCGGCCCGCGATCTCACCCGCTACCCGCGCTCGCAACGCGAACGGGGCCAGGGTGCGTCCGGCTGGTGGGGACCCTGGCGGATCACGACCCGCTTCAGATGAGCGTCTCTCCGCCGTCGATGTTCAGGTTGACGCCGTTGATGGCCGGGTTCTCCAGCAGGAAGGTGATCGCACCGGTGCAGTCCCCCATCGTGACCGGCCGCTTCGTCAGGGCCCGCGACAAGGCGGCGTCCCGGGCAGCCGGCTTGTCGCTCCAGAATGGAGTGTCCGACACGATGCTCGGGTGCAGGGCGTTGACCCGGATCGGCGAGAGCTCGACCGCCAGCGTCCGGACCAGTGCGCCGATGCCACCGTTCGCGGTCGTCACGGTCGTGGATCCCGGATACGGTCGGTGGCTCGCCAGGCCCCCGATCAGCACGGCCGCGCTCTTCTCCATCATTCGTGGGGCGAGGACGGACATGACGGTCGTGTAGCCGACTAGCTTGACGGTCAGCAGCCTGACCGCGTCGTCGGAGCGGTAGTCGCGAACCGCATTGTAGTCGCGATCGAGAGCGGACAAAACCAACCAGTCGACACGCTCCACGCTGGATAGACCCGTCGCGGCCTCGCCTGGGCCGGACAGGTCCAATGCGAGCCCGCGCGTTCGCCCACCGATCTCGTCGGCGACGCGCTTGCTGCGCTCCGCGGTGCGACCGGTGATGATCACATCGCTTCCCCGGTCGGCACACGACTGGGCGAAATGACGGCCGATACCCGACGTCCCGCCGATGACGACGACGTGCATGCGCTCGAGCATGGGAATTCCCTTCGGCATCGCGGTCACGACCGTTCGGCCGTCCGCCGACCGTAGCCCGGCGACGCGCGGGGCGCGCACCCCGCGTTCGCGGTATTCCGGCGACGGGCGCTCGCCGCTGACTACTCGGGTAGGTAGTGGACGGACCCGAGATCGCTCGCGAATCCTGGCTCCCGGAACGGAATCCGCGAGTCTCGCGTCGACAGGGAAGAGGGCACATCATGACCGCATCTGAAGGTTCTCCCGACCCAGGATTCTCAACTCGCCGCCGGTCGCTGCTCATCGGCGGGCTCGGCACGGC
This genomic interval from Asanoa ferruginea contains the following:
- a CDS encoding class I adenylate-forming enzyme family protein, coding for MGRTPFHIGNVFHWHAERARQTVVHLDRPLDVAPESGTVYDGASLARIVEQLSDCLYAAGLRAGDRVVIAKDNHYDMPLLAAGAARIGALPVMIAPIASVETVRALIKRAQPAMLIAGARLLANGRLADSSVRTIVVGEPVDEPPSDALTLDDLRDGPRAPVRIGDADEPMVSTHTSGTTGVPKLVLHTANTAIGRFPSRMERCPIPFLTTRHSDVTAAAVSFAHIRVMAWTASQLKMAPHKVVAISDPGLENIERVIDQHRPTILEAMPNMFQRWEELVERRPELFTQARLYVTTFDAVHARTVRTFLAASRRRFPVWGWGLGQSEVTGIIVNLFTRRTVRSGDSRGDRTNIGWPAAGVRVRVVDPESGRRQPRGKPGLLMVKTRARCLTYLGEDERYRAKTEGSWWNSGDLGERIAFGRIRLLDREVDMMPGSSCIEIENVLLDRLPTAVDVTLLAQPDQPPVPVLCMRDDTLDPEDWARALAGLPELAAPRLIPWADVPRTATWKVRRLALRQQVLGSVEASGTGRWT
- a CDS encoding UbiA family prenyltransferase codes for the protein MTPEIVTDRGDPSRWRTLVGLVRISKVSVYLHFFPWALAALLLSPAALQRPGAVAALALFLLSSAGIVAATATVDDIIGLRNGSDAANYIRPGFRRDLRRKPLLSGALTERQAIVFAVFAEIFAFVTGFAAFAVLDWDVPISAVLIFVACAVLGPQYSGGLRFSYHLGGSEFLLGVGTAGGFLFPYLAVEGRWTMVGVLQGVLMGLWLVMLVSCSNVGDRDGDAAVGRRTLPVAAPMWVVKGALVTYLIISVTTIAALATSPVMPWWTALALLPATALHAAQLRLAITRDRWRTARVAAFVAYDLGFVGLAVATFFAG
- a CDS encoding polyprenyl synthetase family protein, with the protein product MTTIDTTLGERAPTAPPRKVREHLMELLEERLRAFFREEQERRSTAYSSASDLVSSVADLVGAGGKRVRPAFCISGYLAAGGDPDDHRVLRAAVALELLHAAALIHDDIMDAATRRRGVPTVHEKHSASHRSGGWRGEDRRYGEGVAVLAGDLALVYADQFMATAPAMVDALWAELRTELIVGQFVDVHVAAAAEFPVDPDLARWIALSKSGRYTIHRPLEVGAAIAGRPDLGNAFEAYGAAIGEAFQLRDDIMDAFGDGQVTGKPDGLDLTSHKMTLLLGAAMERDLEIRDLVHAGEMSAGSLRTRLRETGVRVDIERHIDRLVDDGCQAIAKVPLAAGWREELVEMARLVAYRDC
- a CDS encoding ParB/RepB/Spo0J family partition protein codes for the protein MVLLVAARELPPITVHRSTMRVIDGMHRLRAAKLRGDETIPVTFFDGDEAQAFLLSVHANIKHGLPLSLADREAAAIRILSHYPQWSDRAVAAAVGLSPTTASSIRRRVALPAELDGSRLGRDGRVRPIDGSSGRRRAGAVIALNPDAPLRAIAQEAGISVGTARDVRARLLAGHDPVLPVQRGPADGSDPSSEPAPALRNRTVGARQNVQWPSVRGNLIRDPAVKYAESGRAFVRWVDAHVVDPSEWSGIIGAVPPHWRKSVAELARSCAGAWLAMAQELEEKAT
- a CDS encoding 3-deoxy-7-phosphoheptulonate synthase, producing MQQHGSFADLVHVGPWENMPAVQQPEWRDHPAYDEACRFLSSAPPLVTATETRQLREALANLVSTGALVLQLGDCAESFYECTPRHTSEKLKVIDSLGDRLAELTGRHVVRVGRMGGQFAKPRSAANEWYEAVRIPSFRGHMINSDIGTSETRKAHPRRMVWAYEASDLVQRVMRTYRQGDLDAGPPDGPWSSHEALVVDYESRLIRRDPDSSDLYLSSTHLPWLGERTRQPDGAHVAMLSSVANAVGCKIGPRANTDDVLAVCAALDPRREPGRLVLIARMGRDRIADALPPIVRAVANAGHPAIWLSDPMHGNTRRLPTGLKTRYLGDMTAEAVRFREILDAQGQPASGLHIEVAAQDVTECVGGPVADEDELQRHYTSLCDPRLNPWQAAALIEAWSSGTT
- a CDS encoding acyl carrier protein, with the protein product MTIRTRQTITEELLKLMTETYGAPDDITAETSYDSLDLDSLVLVEVAVALSSRYDVFVSEAEMTEAATIAGTVAMLEAKGVKA
- a CDS encoding beta-ketoacyl-ACP synthase III gives rise to the protein MTHYAALAGLGGFLPPRQVTNGELAATLDTSEEWITSRTGIRTRHWAGPGVATSDLAVEAGHRALKSANLPLAPGAVDAVILATTTPDHPCPATAPQVAARLGLGTVAAYDIAAVCSGFVYALATASAQIVAGQARRVLVIGAETYSTILDPADRTTSVIFGDGAGAVVLHAVPEADRPGVLLGVDLGSDGSRADLILVPAGGSRQRSTLGEPDPRDRYFTMQGTKVFAEAVTRMGESASLVLARIGWPRDSIDHLVGHQANIRILRALAGWLGLPEERAVVNVDRVGNTSAASIPLALCDAAANGTLTPGSRVLLTAFGGGLTWGAAALIWPDLNAA